Within Moritella sp. Urea-trap-13, the genomic segment TGATCCTCAGCCGCTTACAGATGAAGAAGGCGAGCCAAACGGTAAATTTGCACTTGTATCAACTGAAGAGTCATTCAAAGCGTTAGCATTTAAAATTTCAGATGACCGTTTTGGTGCCCTTACTTTCATCCGTATCTACTCTGGTACGTTGAAAAAAGGTGATACTATTCTTAACGCTGCTACAGGTAAAACTGAGCGTGTTGGTCGTATGTGTGAAATGCAAGCTGATGAACGTAAAGAATTAACTAGCGCACAAGCTGGTGATATTCTTGCAATCGTAGGTATGAAAGGTAACGTTCAAACAGGTCACACTTTATGTGATCCTAAAGACCCTATCATCCTAGAAGCAATGGTATTCCCTGAACCAGTAATCTCTATCTCTGTAACACCAAAAGATAAAGGTTCTACTGAGAAAATGGGTATTGCGATCGGTAAAATGGTTGCTGAAGATCCAACTTTCAAAGTTGAAACTGACCAAGATTCAGGCGAAACAATCCTTTCAGGTATGGGTGAACTTCACCTAGACATTAAGGTTGATATCCTTAAGCGTACATACGGCGTTGATCTAGTTGTTGGTGCTCCTCAGGTTGCTTACCGTGAAACTATTACTCAAGCAATTGAAGATAGCTACACGCATAAGAAACAATCTGGTGGTAGTGGTCAATTCGGTAAGATCGATTACCGTATCAAGCCTGGCGAACCAGGTACTGGTTTCGTATTCAACTCAACAGTTGTTGGCGGTAACGTACCGAAAGAATTCTTCCCAGCTGTAGAGAAAGGCTTCAAGAGCTTGATGGAAACTGGTGTTCTAGCTGGCTTCCCAGTACTAGACGTTGAAATCGAATTATACGATGGTGGCTTCCACGCAGTGGATTCATCAGCTGTTGCATTCGAACTTGCTGGTCGTGGCGCATTCCGTCAATCAATCCCGAAAGCTGGCGCACAGTTAATCGAACCTATCATGAAAGTTGACGTATTCACGCCAGACGATCATGTTGGTGACGTAATTGGTGACCTTAACCGTCGTCGTGGTATGATCGCTGGTCAAGACGCTGGTAACACTGGTGTTCGTATTAAAGCTGACGTACCTCTTTCAGAAATGTTTGGTTACATCGGTTCACTACGTACAATGACATCAGGTCGTGGTCAGTTCTCTATGGAGTTCTCACACTACAACCCTTGTCCAGCTAACGTAGCTGAAGGCGTTATCGCTAAAGTTAAAGAAGACAACGCTAAAAAATAAGTAATTATTTTTAGTTAATCTTCCTAACCCCAGTTATGCAAATAACTGGGGTTATTTTTTGCCTGAAAAACAGTAAATGCTCAGCTAGCCAATAATATGCCACTTATCTTATTCTCTCCTGATCTAGCTTAATCGCCACGTTTCTTATTTTTGCCAAATCGCAGACAAAAAAAAGCACCAAGACCATAAGCCTTAGTGCTATTACTTTTTTTACTAACTAATGCTTGCTAGTTCACACTAACAACGCATTAATGATTACTCAAAGTGCCAGTAACCTAAGTTAACCCATTCAATCAACTGTTGACCAAATACTTTATCTTCCATTAACGCTTCAAGTTCTTTTGCCGACTGCTCAGTGGTATTACATAACGTTTGCACGCTTGCAGCAATACTTGCGTCAAAGTCATAACGCTCGCCATCAATGAAACAGCTCGTTGGCATTTCAGGGAAGTATAATGTCTTTAGGCCATTCACTTTACGTAAATAAGATTCCATACCGATTTCATCTACTACGATAGCGTAATCAGCGATATAACCGCCTTCTGGTACGACAATATCGAGTTCGTGTGCAGATTCACTGTAATGACGGCCAAGGAAATCATGCATAACGCTTTTATCAGCCATTAATGATGTCATGATGTCTGTTAAACCTTGCACTTCGCTTGCTTCGATTGAGCCATGTTCTGCGCGCGGTTGTAATTTAGGATCGCTATAACGAACAAATTCTTTGTCTTGTTGTAATAGGTAATCACCAAAGTCATTTAACAGTTCTTTTTGGTCTTGGGCGCGGAAACCTACTGAGTAGTTAATCGCTTCGCCAACAGCATAACCTTCATGCGGTGCATAAGGTGGGATATATAAAATATCACCTGGTTCTAATACTGTATCAATAACCGCATCAAATGCTTCACAATGCTTCAGAGCGCCGTTAGCAGCAAACTCTTGAGGATTCATATCTTGAGCACCTACACGCCAATGACGCTTGCCTAGGCCTTGAATAATGAATACACAATAACGGTCAACATGCGGACCTACACCACCTGTATCTGTACTGTAAGAAACCATTAAATCATCAAAGCGCCAGCTAGGAATAAAGTTAAAGGTATTAGCCAATTCAGCCGAAGGTTCATGCCAATGGTTGATCGCTTGCACTAAGATAGCAGAGCCATCTTGTTCCATACGTTCAAACTCAGTAAAAGGACCGCATTTCGCTTGCCACTTATCTTCTTCACGCCATACCATACGTGATGTGATTTCTTCTTCCATTGCTAAACCAGCAATTTCATCCGGGCTAATTGGATCGATAAAATCCTTGAATCCCGCTTTAATTAACAGTGGTTTTTTCTGCCAATAATTTTCCATGAAGTCAGCAATATCAAGATTTAATTTATACATAGTCAACCCGCAATAAGTAATCGAAGTAATAGAGCGCGTATCATAGGTATTTTCGCGATAATAGCAACAAAAAAAGCCCTGCGAATATTATGGAATATAACCATCCACTCTATTTAGTCCTGCTTGATTAGTCTGTTGAACTAAGCCAATTCGGATACATAGACATCGGGGAAGTAGACAGCCCTAATCAACTGAGATTTAATTTCATCGTTCAGTAATACATGCAGTTCATACATGATACTAATAATGCCGCCGCGCAAGTCATTCACTTTTCCAGCAAGTTGCGTAGCTGATAAACCATCCGTTGTAAGTGTCGGATTGCTAGCGTGTGCATTACACTCAGCCAATTGTGCTAGAAACAGCGTCCAAGATTTGTTATTCATATCTAACGCTTTACCACTAGAGAATATAGGCACCCATTGGCTAATTCTGTCTTCTAGAGATACGCTCTTGTCTTCATTATCAATAATACCTTCATTATCAATCACGTCGGCATTATCAATATTGTAAGCTTCAGCTTTAACCGATAAATATGACGTTAAAGATGCGAATAGCTTGGTAATGCACTCAGAGTACGCTGCATAGCACGCTGCAATGTCGGCGTTGTTAATCGCTACATCACGATATGCCAGCGCAGAGTCAAACTCACCTTGATAATCATTCACATTAAGAATGCCTTCACCACTGATGTAGACCTTGCTATCCAGGGTGTTTTCGACAAATGGCACCGTGTAATTCCAGTTTCGGGTGTCTGAAACTAAACGCTTAAAGGGATACTTGTTCTCTTCAAACCACTGCTCGATGATTTTATTTTTCAGGCCATCAGTCAACTCTCGATTTGAGTGATCACTATACTTGGTCAGATCGAAAATAAGCTTCTTCGCTTGTTTCTCTGCAATGTTCACTCTTACTTTTAACACTAACAACTCCTTCTACGCTGTTTAACGCCTATTAATGACGTGCAGCTTGTTATTTTTGGGTATTTCATCATAAACATTTTTGTCTGTGTTTAATTTAAAAAACCAGATGACAGATACTAAAAAACCCCGCGGATATTATATAAATAATTTCCGCGGGGCTGATTAACAAACATTAATAAGATATTACAACATCAGTAATACCTGAACAAATTAACGGCTTAAATTAAGCGTCACTGCACGTGCATCGCCTTCATTAAGCGTCACAATATTAGAGTTGATGTCATCTTCTTTGGTTGTCACATCCGAATCTTGAGACAGCTTAGCGCTGACTTTAATTGATGGGAATTGCGACATTTTCATTTGTGCCATCATTGCATCACTATCAGATAATGAGATAGTTAATGGGAACGTTGGGTCCATGATACGTTTAACTGCAAGCGGCGCTTTAGGCCCCGCAGCGGCTTTCACGTAAACATACAAGTAACCTTTCATTTCAGCTTGGTCAGCAGTAATCGTGATCGTTACTTGCTCATTGCCCGCAACTGCATCACTTGTCGCTGCACTCGTTTCTGTACTTGTTGCAACAGGACGACTATCAACTGACGATGCCGCATTGTTAGCAAAAGGTGCTGAACCGTCTTTAGCTGCAATCTGCTTGCGTGCGTATTCAATACTACCTTGGATCATTTCGATACGTTCTGGCTGACCAGCAAGTAACGGTAACATACGTTGCCATTGCTCGATTGCGCCAAGGTAATCTTGATTTTCTAACGCCATGAATGCAGAAGTCGATAACACTTCGATATCGTCAGGTTTCTCTTGTTTAAGATCCATCAATATTTTACGTGCTAAGTTATTCTGTTCAGGATCATCACTCAGCATTAATGCTTGGGCATAACCCGTCACAATCGATGTGTTCATCGGTGCAAGTTTATAAGCACGATCCATAGCAATGAATGCTGCGTTTGAATCACCCAGTGCAACGTTTAAACGACCCAATAATAACCAACCAAATTCGTTATCTGGTTCAGCCATCATCTTAGTGCTTAATGCCAGTTTAAAGTCAGAGATCTCCTGATCTGTCACTTTATCACCTTCATTCATCACGCGATTGGTTAGCTCAGGTAAACGTGAGTACACATCTTCCCAGTTTGCTACCTTGTCACGTGCGCCTAATGTCAGATAAGCAGACACAGAGAAAACCACTAAGAATATAACACCAGCAAGCCAGATGAATGGTGAGTCCGCAGTACTTACTTTTTTCGCTTTCTCATCAACAACGTCATCCAATAGACCACGTTGCATTTCATCAATAAACTCTGCGCTTTTGTCTAACAAACCTTGATCTTCATCGTCAGCTAATTCGCTGATACGACTCTTATACAAGTCTTTGTTTAATTGGTCTCGTGTCGCGCCTGTTAACTTGCTCTTACCACTAATGGGAATAACAAATGCGAGCGCAGCAACGACCACTAATACAATACTTACTATCCAAAATAACAACATGCTATTTCTCGCTATCTTTTAAAATTTTGGCCAAACGGTCTTTCTCCGCACTCGTTAACTCTTCATCGCGCTCATCAGTTGCAACACTAATTTTACGACGGCTGTTACGAACAATGATTAAACCACCAAATAATACAAATAAACCAGGACCAACCCATAAAATGGCGGTGCCTAAGGTTACCGGCGGTTTGTATAAAACAAAGTTGCCAAATCGGTCAATCCAGTAAGTGACAATCTGCTCTTCGTCCTGACCTTCAATCACCATGTTATAAGTTTTTTGACGCATATCTTTGGCAATCGAGGCATTCGAATCAGCAAGGTTATTGTTTTGGCATTTAGGGCAACGTAACTCTGCCGTTAATGTTCTAAACAAGGCTTCTTGTTCTTCAGTCTCAAAGTCATAGACATCAATCACAGCCGCAACACTGAAACTGAGCATTAAAGTCATTAATACGAATAATTTTTTCATCTTAAATCCCTTACTTTAACTGCTCATAAATAGCTTTTAGTTCACCATTCCAATTACGCGGATTAATATCACCTACGTGCTTGAATTGGATAATACCGTTACTATCAATGAAGAAGGTTTCAGGTGCGCCGTACACACCAAGATCAAGACCTAGCATACCATCAGGATCATAAAGGCTGATCTTATATGGATTATCTAACTCTTCTAACCATCTTAGGGCTTTTGAACGCTCATCTTTGTAGTTCATGCCAACAATGTAAACACCGTCTTCAGCAAGTTCATTTAAATACTTATGCTCGGCGTAACATGTTGGGCACCACGTTGCCCATACATTTAACAGCATAGGTTTACCCGACAGCACACTTTTATCGTGCTGTAACTCAGGTTCAACTAAATCGTTTAATGCAAACTCAGGAACAGGCCGACCAATGAAGGTCGACTCTAACACGGTAGCGTCACGAAATAAGCCAATATAAAGAAACACAGACACACATAAAAATACGATCAAGGGTATTAGTCGTGTCATTAACTGATTCTTTTTTT encodes:
- a CDS encoding DsbE family thiol:disulfide interchange protein gives rise to the protein MTNDVKKKNQLMTRLIPLIVFLCVSVFLYIGLFRDATVLESTFIGRPVPEFALNDLVEPELQHDKSVLSGKPMLLNVWATWCPTCYAEHKYLNELAEDGVYIVGMNYKDERSKALRWLEELDNPYKISLYDPDGMLGLDLGVYGAPETFFIDSNGIIQFKHVGDINPRNWNGELKAIYEQLK
- the ccmI gene encoding c-type cytochrome biogenesis protein CcmI encodes the protein MLLFWIVSIVLVVVAALAFVIPISGKSKLTGATRDQLNKDLYKSRISELADDEDQGLLDKSAEFIDEMQRGLLDDVVDEKAKKVSTADSPFIWLAGVIFLVVFSVSAYLTLGARDKVANWEDVYSRLPELTNRVMNEGDKVTDQEISDFKLALSTKMMAEPDNEFGWLLLGRLNVALGDSNAAFIAMDRAYKLAPMNTSIVTGYAQALMLSDDPEQNNLARKILMDLKQEKPDDIEVLSTSAFMALENQDYLGAIEQWQRMLPLLAGQPERIEMIQGSIEYARKQIAAKDGSAPFANNAASSVDSRPVATSTETSAATSDAVAGNEQVTITITADQAEMKGYLYVYVKAAAGPKAPLAVKRIMDPTFPLTISLSDSDAMMAQMKMSQFPSIKVSAKLSQDSDVTTKEDDINSNIVTLNEGDARAVTLNLSR
- a CDS encoding cupin domain-containing protein, yielding MYKLNLDIADFMENYWQKKPLLIKAGFKDFIDPISPDEIAGLAMEEEITSRMVWREEDKWQAKCGPFTEFERMEQDGSAILVQAINHWHEPSAELANTFNFIPSWRFDDLMVSYSTDTGGVGPHVDRYCVFIIQGLGKRHWRVGAQDMNPQEFAANGALKHCEAFDAVIDTVLEPGDILYIPPYAPHEGYAVGEAINYSVGFRAQDQKELLNDFGDYLLQQDKEFVRYSDPKLQPRAEHGSIEASEVQGLTDIMTSLMADKSVMHDFLGRHYSESAHELDIVVPEGGYIADYAIVVDEIGMESYLRKVNGLKTLYFPEMPTSCFIDGERYDFDASIAASVQTLCNTTEQSAKELEALMEDKVFGQQLIEWVNLGYWHFE
- a CDS encoding cytochrome c-type biogenesis protein, producing MKKLFVLMTLMLSFSVAAVIDVYDFETEEQEALFRTLTAELRCPKCQNNNLADSNASIAKDMRQKTYNMVIEGQDEEQIVTYWIDRFGNFVLYKPPVTLGTAILWVGPGLFVLFGGLIIVRNSRRKISVATDERDEELTSAEKDRLAKILKDSEK
- the fusA gene encoding elongation factor G, translating into MADLSKYRNIGIFAHVDAGKTTTTERILKLTGQIHKTGEVHDGESTTDFMEQEAERGITIQSAAVTCFWDNHRFNVIDTPGHVDFTVEVYRSLKVLDGGIGVFCGSGGVEPQSETNWRYANDSEVARIIFVNKLDRMGADFYRVVKQTQDVLDANPLVMVLPIGIEEDFVGVVDLLTRKAHIWDDSGLPENFEISDVPADMVEKVEEYRELLLDTALEQDDELLEAYMEGTEPSIEEIKRCIRKGTRTMDFFPTYCGSAFKNKGIQLILDGVVDYLPSPTDVDPQPLTDEEGEPNGKFALVSTEESFKALAFKISDDRFGALTFIRIYSGTLKKGDTILNAATGKTERVGRMCEMQADERKELTSAQAGDILAIVGMKGNVQTGHTLCDPKDPIILEAMVFPEPVISISVTPKDKGSTEKMGIAIGKMVAEDPTFKVETDQDSGETILSGMGELHLDIKVDILKRTYGVDLVVGAPQVAYRETITQAIEDSYTHKKQSGGSGQFGKIDYRIKPGEPGTGFVFNSTVVGGNVPKEFFPAVEKGFKSLMETGVLAGFPVLDVEIELYDGGFHAVDSSAVAFELAGRGAFRQSIPKAGAQLIEPIMKVDVFTPDDHVGDVIGDLNRRRGMIAGQDAGNTGVRIKADVPLSEMFGYIGSLRTMTSGRGQFSMEFSHYNPCPANVAEGVIAKVKEDNAKK